A region from the Vibrio chagasii genome encodes:
- the recA gene encoding recombinase RecA, whose amino-acid sequence MNALQNKSTNLESNKSVALAGALAQLEKQFGKGSVLSLGGDTKLDVDVISTGSIKLDRALGVGGLPLSKIVEVFGPESSGKTTVTLELIAQAQKKGKTCAFIDAEHALDPTYASKLGVNINDLYVSQPDTGEQALEIAECLVSSGAIDIVVVDSVAALVPKAELEGEMGQNFVGLHSRLMSQACRKLTGVIKKSNSMLVFVNQIRHKIGGIGNPEVTTGGNALKFYASVRLDIRRTGQVKEKDLVVGNQTRIKVVKNKVAAPFKHAETSIIFNKGYDYGKELLDLAVESKIIDKRGTWYVYKEMKLGQGMAASVQYIENNEELRDELLNRIKK is encoded by the coding sequence ATGAATGCACTTCAAAATAAAAGTACCAATCTAGAATCAAATAAGTCTGTTGCTTTGGCTGGCGCATTGGCCCAGTTGGAGAAACAGTTTGGTAAAGGTTCCGTGTTAAGCCTTGGGGGCGATACAAAGTTAGATGTTGATGTTATCTCAACAGGTTCAATTAAGCTTGATCGCGCATTAGGTGTTGGCGGTTTACCACTATCTAAAATAGTCGAAGTTTTCGGCCCTGAAAGTTCGGGGAAAACTACGGTTACTTTGGAGCTAATTGCTCAAGCACAGAAGAAAGGCAAAACCTGTGCTTTTATAGATGCTGAACATGCATTAGACCCTACATATGCTTCTAAGCTGGGCGTAAATATAAATGACTTATACGTATCGCAGCCTGATACGGGAGAGCAAGCGCTAGAAATTGCTGAGTGTTTAGTTTCATCTGGAGCGATAGATATAGTCGTAGTCGATAGTGTAGCTGCATTGGTACCCAAAGCAGAGTTGGAAGGGGAGATGGGACAAAACTTTGTCGGCTTGCACTCCCGTTTGATGAGCCAAGCTTGTAGAAAACTTACCGGCGTTATTAAGAAATCAAATAGCATGCTCGTTTTCGTCAATCAAATCAGACATAAAATCGGTGGTATTGGGAACCCTGAAGTTACAACTGGTGGCAATGCTCTTAAATTTTACGCATCTGTAAGGCTTGATATCAGGAGAACGGGCCAGGTAAAAGAAAAGGACTTAGTGGTTGGCAATCAAACCAGAATCAAGGTAGTGAAAAACAAAGTTGCTGCCCCTTTCAAGCATGCTGAAACAAGCATTATTTTCAATAAAGGGTATGACTATGGTAAAGAATTACTCGACCTAGCCGTAGAATCCAAAATTATCGACAAACGTGGTACTTGGTATGTTTACAAAGAGATGAAACTTGGGCAAGGTATGGCGGCATCAGTTCAATATATTGAAAATAATGAAGAACTTAGAGATGAACTTTTGAATCGTATTAAGAAGTAG